The nucleotide sequence GCTGGGCTATGTCAGCCAGTTCCTGCGGGTGGTGCCCCGGGTGTCAACACTGGATGTCGTGGCTGAACCGTTGCGGGCGGTCGGTGCGTCAGCGGATGACGCGCAAGCGCGCGCGCGCGCTTCTGACACAACTCAATATCCCCGAAAGGCTTTGGTCGTTGTCGCCGACAACCTTTTCCGGCGGCGAACAACAGCGCGTAAACATCGCACGGGGTTTTGCCCATCCCTATCCTGCGATGCTGCTGGATGAACCGACCGCAAGTCTGGATGCAGCCAACCGCAAGGTTGTTCTTTCACTGATCACAGAGGCCAAAGACCGTGGCGCGGCCATCATCGGTATTTTCCACGACGAGGCCGCACGCGCACAGGTCTGTGACCGCGAAATTGACGTGGGCCAATTTACCCCCGGAATGGCGGCATGAACGGGGGGCGACTTATTGCCGTTGTTGGACCATCAGGCGTTGGCAAGGACAGTGTGATGGCGGGTATTCACGCGGCCATGCCACAGCTGCATCTGGTGCGCCGTGTAATTACCCGTGCGCCTGCACTGAAGGGTGAAGACTATGATGCCGTGACGGTCAGCCAGTTTCAGCAGATGATCGCGGACGGAGCGTTTTCAATCCATTGGGGTGCACATGATCTTTGCTACGGCCTGCCGGTCACAGTGAAATACCAGTTGAATAAGGGCACCGATTGTATGGCTAATTTTTCCCGTAAAGCATTAGCACAGGCCACCCAGATTTTTCCGCGCTTCTCTGTCCTGAACATCACCGCAGAGCCCGCAACGCTGGCCAGTAGGCTGGCCGATCGCGCACGCGAAACCGAAGAAGAGATTATCAGGCGGCTGGCCCAAGCGGATAAACCACTCCCTTCGGGGCTTGATGTGATCCATCTGTCCAATGATGGCCCGCTACAACAGACCGTGGCACGCGCCGTTGCCGCGCTTCAACCAGCCAGGGTGTAGCGATGGTGCGCCTCACACAGTTTCAGACCATCAAAACCCAATCAGCGGCAATCAGCATTTCACAATTCGAGAGATTAGCATGAACTCCCCTTTTCCAAAGCCTGCGATTAAAGCGGCATATGATCGTGACGTGCCTGGCAATCTCTGTCTGGCCAACGCACGGCTGGTGTTGCCAGAGCAGGTCATTAATGGCGCGCTCACGATAGAGCATGGCGAAATTGTCGATGTAACCCAGGGCGATCATATCCCGACCGACGGCATCGACTGTGAAGGTGATCTGGTCATACCCGGTCTGGTCGAACTGCATACAGACAACCTTGAACGCCACATCGAACCGCGCCCCGCCGTGGATTGGCCACATCTGCCCGCACTGATCGCACATGATGCAGAGCTGGCTTCGACCGGTATCACAACCGTGTTCGATGCGATGCGCGTGGGGTCCATCCATTCAGGCAAAGGCCGCTATATCGACTATGCGCGCAAACTGGCGGATGAGCTGTTGGCCGCCCGTGCCGCTGGCATGTTCAAGATCAGCCACTTCCTGCATTTGCGAGCTGAAGTCTGCTCAGAAACCCTGCTCGAAGAGCTGGCAGCTTTGGACCCGAGGATCGCGTAGGGATCGTCAGTCTGATGGACCACACGCCCGGTCAACGCCAGTTCCGTGATCTGTCCGCGCTGAAAACCTATGTGGCCAAGAAACGCGGCATGAATGATGCAGAGTTCGCTGACCACGTGGAAAACTTGCTGGGTCTGCAAAAGAAGTTTGGGGCCAAGCATGAACGCGGCGCCGTCGTCGAAGCGCAGCGTCTGGGCGCGGTACTGGCCAGCCACGACGATACGACCGCCGCGCATGTCACCACATCCGCCGAAAATGGCGTCGGCTTTGCCGAGTTCCCCACAACGGCTGAGGCAGCCCAAGCCTGTCAGGCGCAGGGCATTGCCGTCATGATGGGGGCACCCAATCTGATCCGAGGCGGCTCGCATTCAGGCAATGTCGCGGCAAAGGACCTGGCGCAGGCTGGTCTGCTGAACATCATTTCATCGGACTACGTGCCATCCGCGCTGCTGTTGTCGGCCTTCTATCTGTCGGAAATATGGGATGACCTGCCAAGAGCCGTCGCCACAGTGACCCACAACCCGGCCAAGGCAGCCCGGCTGGATGACCGGGGCGCATTGCAAATCGGTTTGCGCGGCGACGTACTGAGGGTGCGCCACATCGGCAAAACGCCCCTGCTACACGGTGTTTGGAGTCAGGGAACACGGGTCTGCTAGGTGCGCGAATGGCAGACTTGACCGCCTAGTCAGATATTTTGCTGTGCGCTACCAGAGGCTGCCTTTGCCCCAAGACACGTGTCGATGCAAAACCAGACTTACCCGTTCTCATGAAAGTAGTCATACACCGTCTGCGCCAGTTTCGCTGAAACACCGTCCACCGCT is from Yoonia sp. GPGPB17 and encodes:
- the phnN gene encoding phosphonate metabolism protein/1,5-bisphosphokinase (PRPP-forming) PhnN is translated as MNGGRLIAVVGPSGVGKDSVMAGIHAAMPQLHLVRRVITRAPALKGEDYDAVTVSQFQQMIADGAFSIHWGAHDLCYGLPVTVKYQLNKGTDCMANFSRKALAQATQIFPRFSVLNITAEPATLASRLADRARETEEEIIRRLAQADKPLPSGLDVIHLSNDGPLQQTVARAVAALQPARV